A window of the Coprobacter fastidiosus genome harbors these coding sequences:
- a CDS encoding rhomboid family protein has translation MGNIFKDLAIKYHTGSLLIKLIFINIAVFLIVRLTGVVLTLSGTDINPLLSYLQLPSNLSILAWRPWTLLSYMFLQYDLLHILFNMLWLYWFGQLFLHFFSEKQMGGLYILGGLSGAGLYLLAYNLIPWFSSTYGVLLGSSAAVLAIVIATAVYAPDFKISLFFFGAVSLKYIALITVLLDAISITSQNAGGHIAHLGGAMLGFIFAYRWKQGKDITRFINTLIDKIVVLFKPRPKIKIKYRRPESDMEYRTRKQKETEDIDAILDKIKRSGYSALTTEEKKKLFDASKK, from the coding sequence ATGGGCAATATTTTTAAAGATCTGGCAATAAAGTATCATACCGGATCACTTCTTATAAAATTAATATTCATAAATATAGCAGTATTTTTGATCGTACGCCTTACAGGGGTTGTTTTAACGTTGTCCGGTACAGATATAAATCCGCTGCTATCCTATTTACAGCTTCCGTCAAACCTATCAATATTGGCATGGCGTCCGTGGACTCTTTTATCTTACATGTTTCTGCAATACGACCTGCTGCACATCCTGTTCAATATGCTTTGGCTATATTGGTTCGGACAGCTATTCCTGCACTTCTTCAGTGAGAAACAAATGGGAGGACTTTACATATTGGGAGGACTCTCCGGAGCAGGGCTATATCTGCTGGCATATAATCTGATTCCATGGTTCTCTTCTACTTATGGAGTCTTATTGGGTTCTTCGGCTGCAGTTCTGGCCATTGTCATTGCAACAGCCGTTTATGCTCCCGACTTCAAAATATCATTGTTTTTTTTCGGAGCAGTTTCATTGAAATACATCGCATTAATTACCGTATTATTAGATGCGATCAGCATTACATCCCAAAATGCAGGAGGACACATCGCTCACCTCGGAGGAGCTATGCTCGGATTTATTTTCGCATATCGATGGAAACAAGGAAAAGACATAACAAGATTCATTAATACATTAATCGACAAAATCGTTGTCCTGTTTAAGCCCCGTCCGAAAATTAAAATAAAATACAGACGTCCCGAAAGCGATATGGAATACCGTACTCGTAAGCAAAAAGAGACAGAGGATATCGATGCTATCCTCGATAAAATAAAACGTTCGGGATACAGTGCTCTGACAACCGAAGAAAAGAAAAAACTATTCGATGCAAGCAAAAAATAA
- a CDS encoding rhomboid family intramembrane serine protease — MFQGRQNFFSALPPVTKNLIIINFLVWLATIVLPKFGINLVEYLGLHYLTAKDFNAVQLVTYMFMHDPGSIGHVFFNMFSVFMFGRTLEMVWGSKRFLTYYMITGFGAGLVQELTWYISLHNEIAQAVSAYGWEQTRMILNGIITIGASGAVFGILLAFGMLFPNLPLYIMFIPIPIKAKYFVIFYGAVELFFGISNFSGDNIAHFAHLGGMLFGYIVIKYWRKKGIGNGQYF, encoded by the coding sequence ATGTTTCAAGGACGACAAAATTTTTTCAGCGCACTTCCTCCGGTAACTAAGAACCTTATTATCATAAACTTTTTGGTTTGGTTGGCAACAATCGTTTTGCCTAAATTCGGGATTAACTTGGTCGAATATTTAGGGCTACATTATCTCACAGCAAAAGATTTTAATGCCGTGCAATTAGTTACTTACATGTTTATGCACGATCCGGGATCGATAGGACATGTATTTTTCAACATGTTCTCGGTATTCATGTTCGGACGTACTCTTGAAATGGTATGGGGTAGCAAACGTTTCCTCACCTACTACATGATTACAGGATTCGGAGCGGGTCTCGTACAGGAACTTACATGGTACATCAGCCTGCACAATGAAATTGCACAGGCCGTTTCTGCTTATGGCTGGGAACAAACCCGGATGATACTAAACGGAATAATCACTATCGGAGCTTCGGGTGCGGTATTCGGAATTCTTCTGGCATTCGGAATGTTATTTCCCAATCTCCCTCTATATATCATGTTCATTCCTATTCCGATAAAGGCAAAATATTTTGTCATCTTTTACGGTGCAGTGGAACTATTCTTCGGTATCAGCAATTTCAGCGGAGACAATATTGCCCACTTCGCCCACCTTGGAGGAATGTTATTCGGATATATCGTTATAAAATATTGGCGTAAAAAAGGTATTGGAAATGGGCAATATTTTTAA
- a CDS encoding HU family DNA-binding protein, translating to MNKSELINAIAEEAGLAKTDAKKALEAFISTVSNELAKGEKIALIGFGTFSINEKGERTGINPATKQQITIPAKKVVKFKAGAELADKVK from the coding sequence ATGAACAAATCAGAATTAATTAACGCTATTGCTGAAGAGGCAGGCTTGGCTAAGACCGATGCGAAGAAAGCATTGGAAGCATTTATTTCTACAGTATCTAACGAATTGGCTAAAGGCGAAAAGATCGCTCTTATTGGATTCGGAACGTTCTCAATCAATGAAAAAGGTGAAAGAACAGGTATCAATCCTGCTACAAAACAGCAAATTACTATTCCTGCCAAGAAAGTGGTTAAGTTTAAAGCCGGTGCTGAATTGGCAGATAAAGTAAAATAA